Genomic window (Drosophila ananassae strain 14024-0371.13 chromosome 3L, ASM1763931v2, whole genome shotgun sequence):
CGTGGTCGCAAACTGTATTTTGTTGAATATATCTATATTTGCATGTAATTGGATTCGTATTTGAATTGGTGTAGACTATTTAGATGTCGGTTCGTATATATTGAAAAAGTTATCCCATAGTTTACATTCATAAAAGTTCAATTACATCAATTATGTACTacaaaactatttttgctgTGAGTTtcatcgtttttttttttcatagaGTTTATATTACTTTAGCATAGGTTTTCAGTGTTTTGTGATTGTGTGTTTGGTGTGTTGGTTGTGTTGGTTGGGTAATTTATGCCAGCGACAATTCGTGGCCAATTTGATTTAATGTAACACCTCAAGGTAATTAGCAGTAGGTGGTATACTTAGAGAAAACAATATACGACTTAAACGCAAGGCTAATAAACAAAATCAGTGCTGGGCTCTTGGCTCACTAAATTCTAAAGAGAATACGCACAATTCGAGTGTACTTCATGTGTGTCTGTGCCAGCAAACTTAATTGATAAACATTAAATAACATTTGGATTCAGATTCAGAACTTGCATCCGCTCAAGTAGACAATCTACTCAGAGCAGCAAAGTGTCAAGATCTCTACAATTTTAAGTGGGCTCATTATTTTTCCACGGCGATACATCATAATGGGGGAAAGTATCTATTAATCTTTCAGTTTAAAATGTTGAGAATGCTATAgctttttatataaattattaaagaCTGCGGTTTCCGCATAATCATacatcatttttattttttcttatttttaaactATACAGATATTCAGAACAATTTTAACCatcaaaatatcaaaaataggtttgaaatttggcaacgAAAGATACATTTCAATTTAGGTTAAAAGattttaatcaaatttaataTCATACACTCTGTAAGCTTATAGTTTTTACAACTTTTGTAAttcataaataatttcattataagACTCATTCCTATAAAgtcttaaattattttaaataaaaccatGTGAGTGTAACATAAGTCTAGactaaaaattgaaatatcaGATAACTGATTGAAGTCCTAAATATTGATAAATTCCCCTTATTTGTATTGGTTTTTTTGGCAATTAAATTAGGCCAGTTAGCGCTTGGATCGCACTTGGATGAGACGCCCACGACGAAGAGGGCCAGGGCCCGGGCCAGCACCAGAATAGGATATGGAACGCGAAGTTGCTGTTTCTGGAGCAGAAGCTGTTGATGGTGATGGAGATGATGCTTCCAGGCGGTCCAAAGATGCAGATGGAGCTGGAGCTAGAGCCTGAGCCTATCACATTGGAACACGCCGCGCCAGAAGATACTCGGAGAACTGCTGCCCCCCGACACTGGCCTCGATGGTGAAGCCGGCGTTGAGGAGTCGCGTCAGCACCTGGACAGAGTTCAGCTTGCAGTAGCCGTTGAGGGGAAAGCGGATGATTTGCCCCCAGTCGCCCTGATTCCAGGATACGCCACTTCGACTCGACTGTGTCGCCTGGCTGGCCTCCGGGAAGAGCTCGTCGAGGAGCGCCCGTTCCGCCGATAGCATTATGCGCTCGCCCAGGTCCGGCGAGATGTGCAGCGCCACCACCTCGTAATTGCACTCCGGCGACGCGCTCGTCCGCGGGCTCGTCTTGATGTGGCGCGCCGGTGGAGTGGGTGGCGCCACCAAATAGTTGCCATTGCGTACGCGATCCTTGCGCATGCTCTCCAGCTGCTTAATCATCGCTGCGGGCGGAGACCGAGAACGAGAATGGAATGGTAGACGTTATATGAGAGAGAGATGGGGAAGCGCAAATTAGTTGGCTATAAATGCTAGTGGCCATGACCGGTTGGACCAGTGCACAGCGAAAAATAATTACTGTAATCTGCCGACAAAGCTAACCTTGcaattaaaatgttattttaagCATTTAAGTTTCCGTTTAGGTAACGCAGACGATTCTTTTATTAGGGAGTTGATTTCAAAGGGTTTTTCGTTCAAAAATTGAATGCACATTGACCAATATATAGCTCGAGACCccagaatattaaaaaaaatccgaaaaatatttcgttctcagattttgatgcagaattatggaaaatcgatccacaaatcggttaaggtattccgctcgagaatcgggtggaaattggccaagatatagccttcgcagggggtcatattggggtctccatgcattttccacatttttaaGGGGACCCATCaggaaatttgataaaaaattcaaaaaatatttcgttctcagattttgatgcagaattatggaaaatcgatccacaaatcgattaaggtattccgctcgagaatcggatggaaattggccaagatatagccttcgcaggagGTCATATTGGGgtctccatgcattttccacattttgaaggggacccatcaggaaatttgataaaaaattgaaaaaatatttcgttctcagattttgatgcagaattatggaaaatcgatccacaaatcgattaaggtattccgctcgagaatcggatggaaattggccaagatatagccttcgcaggagGTCATATTGGGgtctccatgcattttccacattttgaaggggacccatcaggaaatttgataaaaaattgaaaaaatatttcgttctcagattttgatgcagaattatggaaaatcgatccacaaatcgattaaggtattccgctcgagaatcggatggaaattggccaagatatagccttcgcaggagGTCATATTGGGgtctccatgcattttccacatttttaaGGGGACCCATCaggaaatttgataaaaaattgaaaaaatatttcgttctcagattttgatgcagaattatggaaaatcgatccacaaatcgattaaggtattccgctcgagaatcggatggaaattggccaagatatagtctTCGCAGTGGATCATATTGGGATTTTGAAGGGAAAACCACATCCCCCAGAAATTAtgatataataaattaaaaaaaaaatatttaaaaaaaatgcagtACAATTTATATTTGGCATTATTTGTTAAATACTTACGTTCCACTTCGTAGTAgcgtgcctcctccagcagcagctccagATCCGGAAAATCCTCGGCAATCAGAAGTCTTGAGTTTCTCATAAAGTTCAGAATGTGACGGAACATGCCTCCATCCCGGTCGATGAAGTAGTGCTGCTTGAGGGAGTCGAGCACAATCGGTATCTGGCCGTTAAAGAGCTTGGCCAGCTTCGACTCCGGGTACTTGGTAAGTGTCTCCAGTGAGCTGGTGTAGATGGTGCCGCCCACATCGATGTGGACGGGGGCGGTGTACCGGGAGGCGGCTGCCACGCACGGAATTCCGGTGATGGGCTTGTGGTTGCCATGCAAATAGGAACTGGCCCCCGCCGATGCCGCTCCgccggcggcagcagcggctgctacggcagcagcagccgccgccgcccCCGGCAGGCCCAGGGGCGTCACTGAGGAACTGGCGGGCGGCGTCGGTGTGGGTGAAGAGGAGTTTGAGATCGTTGGCGAGACGGTGGGCGAAGCGCTGCAGGCGAGAACATTTCACGAATTCACAATGAGTGAGTTTCAGGACAAAGGATGTAGCAGGATAATTGTTACGGTGGAAGGACTAGGTTTCCATGGTCATATAAGGGATGAATTTGATTCTATTTATCAACTGTCCTAAGTGACATAATAATTCCCAAGTGTTTCAATTACttaatatttcataatttCATATTGTTCTTCAACAACTGTTCTATTTTTTCGTTAAAGTAATagttatatttataaattatgatAAGAAACAAATGGTATATGTATGGAGATAGATCCTGAACCCCTTTAGTCTTTAATCCCAACAACTCACCTGATTTTAATATCGCTTCTGGCATAAATGCGGCCCGTGGAGGACAAATCGCGTGGCTCCAGGGCCTTGACATCTCTTTCGCGCTCTCGATCCATATCGCATTTTTTCCTGCAATCGAATAATTAATTGCACCATAATTAGTATTCATTTAAGTATGATTAACTTATATAAATGGAAATCGATTGGCAAGTGGCTAATCATGAGAACCCACTTAGCCTGAAACTGCAAACCCGAAACTGACTTGACTCTGATTACTTGGAAACCCAACAACGTGACAACGAAATGGCCCGCCAACATGGCTTACAGCACTCCACAGGGCCCCATAAAAGTTCACCCAATAAAAGAGATGGCTATACTGAGCCAAAAAGAGACACACATATTCCATATGACCATAGTCTTGGGCTGATTGTGTGGGAATATTTGGTTTTTCTCGGTTACGGGGCTTGCGGGCCCCAAAGTGATCGTGGACAAGACAAAATCGCCAAACAGGCAACTGGCAAGAGGCTTAGTGGCCAATGGAGTGCATCGTTTTGGCCATCTCGTTTAGCCTCAAGTGCTGCGACTCGAATTTCACACGAAAATCACATTGTTTCGAAGGGGCAGACTCTGTTCAACGCCAATTATGATGAGTTCTTGTTTTATAACGTATACGCAACGTGGCCCGTGTCGCTGTATCTTAACAAAGTCAATACCAATTACCTGGTGCTCCAGTCGGTGGGACTCCCGAGTGGCAACTTAATCCACTGATATGAATTGCCAGCATCAGTATCAGTATCCTGAGTGCAGGAGCatgaattaataaaaatccATCAAGCGGCTAGCCAGCAAACTGAAACTAGTTTTCCCCTCCATATGACAAATGTGCTCATGTTTTTTGCACATTAACCTGGCTTACAGACAGATCTCGTCAATGGTCTTGTAAATATTAGTCAGCAAGAGGGTAAGTTGATTATTTTATGACTCCAGTTAGGGTTCAAAAAAGTGTTAAGTGTTCTATGAACTCCTTTTGGTTTGATATCTGGTAAGCCTTGTCAGAACTTCTCTGGCCCAGATCCATCTACCTTTATAGAGTATTCAGTCTTCGTTATGTCTGGAAAACCGTGTACTATCCATGTAGCTAAACAAGTTtgctttttttaaatgtttgaaGCCCTGTGGCCATATGACTGGGGCTGGGTAATTACGATTTGATTAACTTTAACTACATGAACATTCAAATACGAATGAGCATGAACCGGCTAGAGTGGAGTGGACCAAAGGGGGGTCTGGAGACTATATGGCCAAATGCAGGACTGGATGGACGATGagggccaacaaaaaaaaaatccaacaacaacaacagcaaccgAATAGAGTCGCAAAGAGTGGAGGTTGGGCGGTGAGTGGTGGGTTTACAAGCAAATAAAAACCGAGACCAGTACCACaaaaaattgcacaaaataAATGTCTGCAAGGCATTCTCATGCTCATGCCAgccaatataaaaaaaaaaatggaggtGAGGAAGTGAGAGGGCAGCATCAGTGCGATAGAGAGGCAAGAGTGCCAGtggaattttattaatttacgGCAATTATAAAGCGTGAGTAATGCGTTCAATCAAACATTGGATATTCGTTTATAGGGGGGGATCTGGCTTAATGGTTTTCTAGCCAGTACCCCTGGATCCCTCCCACCCACACTCCCTTATCCGCCTCTCTATCCCATTTGCGTCTTCTTGgccagcagctgcagcagttGCAGCCACAAAATATGCAATGCCCGAGTTCTCTGGCTTGCCACAcaaacaattcaatttcaattgctTTGCGGCCCACTTGAGCAggtgcaacaacaacaacaaaaaccacacacacacacacacacaccagcacacacacacactcatatgGTTGTGGGTGTGGACACCCTGAGCTAACGGTATTGTATATAAGACAAGCACTGCAGTTTGCATCCTATTCTAGTCCATTATCGCCTAGGGCGGTATCTTTTCTATGCCGTCTAGTAGCAAGGATGGGCGCAGGAGTGGGCGGGACGAGGGGTGGCCATAGGAGGCAAGGCTGCAGGGGCTGTTTGGGAGCGGGAGCGGAGCGGGGCGGCGCAGGCCAGCTGGTGGAGTTGTTCGCAGCGCCTTTGGTTACACTTGAGATGAGGCCCAGAGATGAGCACGTGaggttgccaaaaataaaaggataTGGGATTAAGATTTAAGATATATATAGTTTAGATctaattctaaaattttaagagAAGATGTCCATATCATATCCTTTATTGTTTCATTTCTAAGATAActatttgaaaatatattatcTCTAAAAAGGATAAATAgttagaaataaatatttatagaaatagAAGTCATATTTGTCAGTCGACTTCCCGCCATCACTCCACTACATCCTGGCCATCCTGTGCGTTCCGGCCTGTTTCTTGCTTAGGCTCTGGGTCCTGGACTGCAGTCTGGTTTTAATGGCAATGCCATTAACTCTCGACTCTTGGCATTGCACATTTCCGGGGGAATATAAGGTCTTCTGTTCCAGAGAACATGCATCAGAGAAAGATAACCAGGCTGTGAGCTTATTAGTTTGGCCATTGTTGAGATTGTGTGTTTGGGAGTCGATGCCAGTCCAGGCTGAGGCTCAGGCTCAGGCCTAGGACGTGGCAGGATGAGGCAGCCTGGCCTCGGGGTAAACCATTTTCCAAAAAGGAATTATGAACAAAACTGGCCGTTGGCACATGCTCAATGTTCGAATGCTATGGGGGGTGGATAACTCAACTCAGACCTGTCCAATTCAGTCCGGCCCAGGCAATTGCCAAAACGACCACGACTTGGGGTTCTGGGGGTTCCTCCAGCCTCCAGCCTCCGCCTCTCATATCCAGCTCCCCCTTCACCCACCAAAAAAACAGGACAAAAGcgaaaacaaaagccaagAAATGAGCTAAAGTGcacaccacccacccacacccacacacacacatacacctaCTAGCgaaacacacactcacatgGCAAGCACCAACACTGAGATAGCGACACACACCTAGGCAGAGCATCAGACGTTGACGACTGCGACGCTGACTATGTAACCCTAGAAAATGTCCTGCGGCCAGCCAACCTTCCGCACACAAAGGCCAGACCAGACAGCCCGAGTGTCCTGGTTGCCAGCTGGAAGGAGGCGGAAAGAGACGGCGCCACCCGGCCAGAGCGAGAGCGAGCGAAAAAGGGCAAAAGCTGACTAGGCCCCCGGCGATCGTTTGGAATTAGTGCGGAAATCATGGATGGATACGAAACAAAACCAAGCAAGGAAAGcgagccaagccaagccaaccCAAGCCAAACCAGACCAAAAcccaagccaagccaaggaGGAATACGGGCGGAATATACGGACGGAACTCGGGTCCAAAGGATGCTTCGCATAGGTTGGGGAGCTTATTCATCACCACTGCTCATCGGATACTGGGGATACTGGGAATGGGGGagtgccccatgccccatgccccccTGCCCGCATAGCGAAGGTAATCCACCAGGGGCTCTGCATGAGCGAGTGCCCACTGTAGTTGGGCAA
Coding sequences:
- the LOC6494948 gene encoding BTB/POZ domain-containing protein kctd15-like isoform X1 produces the protein MQVRTPFVALDQRSPLTVDSSCPKRKKCDMDRERERDVKALEPRDLSSTGRIYARSDIKISASPTVSPTISNSSSPTPTPPASSSVTPLGLPGAAAAAAAVAAAAAAGGAASAGASSYLHGNHKPITGIPCVAAASRYTAPVHIDVGGTIYTSSLETLTKYPESKLAKLFNGQIPIVLDSLKQHYFIDRDGGMFRHILNFMRNSRLLIAEDFPDLELLLEEARYYEVEPMIKQLESMRKDRVRNGNYLVAPPTPPARHIKTSPRTSASPECNYEVVALHISPDLGERIMLSAERALLDELFPEASQATQSSRSGVSWNQGDWGQIIRFPLNGYCKLNSVQVLTRLLNAGFTIEASVGGQQFSEYLLARRVPM
- the LOC6494948 gene encoding BTB/POZ domain-containing protein kctd15-like isoform X2; the protein is MDRERERDVKALEPRDLSSTGRIYARSDIKISASPTVSPTISNSSSPTPTPPASSSVTPLGLPGAAAAAAAVAAAAAAGGAASAGASSYLHGNHKPITGIPCVAAASRYTAPVHIDVGGTIYTSSLETLTKYPESKLAKLFNGQIPIVLDSLKQHYFIDRDGGMFRHILNFMRNSRLLIAEDFPDLELLLEEARYYEVEPMIKQLESMRKDRVRNGNYLVAPPTPPARHIKTSPRTSASPECNYEVVALHISPDLGERIMLSAERALLDELFPEASQATQSSRSGVSWNQGDWGQIIRFPLNGYCKLNSVQVLTRLLNAGFTIEASVGGQQFSEYLLARRVPM